In the genome of Devosia rhizoryzae, the window GCGGAACTCGGTTGGCCGGTCGGCGGCGACACGCTGCTGTCGAACCTTTCCGGCGGGCAGCGGACGCGGGTGGCGCTGGCGGCCCTGGTGTTCGATGCGCCGGACCTGATCCTTCTCGATGAGCCGACCAACAATCTCGACGATGATGGACGGGCAGCCGTCACTGAGTTGCTCGCCGGCTGGCGCGGGGCAGCGATCGTTATCAGCCATGATCGGGCCCTGCTCGAAACCATGGATGCCATTGTTGAACTGACCGGGCTTGGCGCGACGAGCTATGGCGGCAACTGGAGCTTTTATCGCGAGCGCAAGGCGCTGGAGCTTTCGGCTGCGCAGCACGACCTCGATATTGCCCAGCGCCAGCAGCGCGATGCTGCACGGGCGGCGCAGGAGGCGCGCGAGCGGCAGGACAAGCGCGATGCGGGCGGCCGGCGCAAGGCGGCAAAAGGCGACATGCCCAAAATCTTGCTGGGCGGCATGAAGCGGCGCGCGGAAGAGACGTCTGCGGGCCTTCATCGGCTCTCCGAAAAGCAGGCGGATGCGGCCGAGGTGCAGGCGCGGGAAGCACGGGCGAGGATCGAAGTGCTGACGCCGTTTGCGGTCAAGCTGGCATCGAGCGGCGTTCATGCCGGAAAGGTCGTGTTGCGGGCGCAGGGAGTTAGTGGCGGTCATCATCCGGAGCGTCCGGTGATCCGCGACTTCTCGCTCGACCTTGTCGGGCCCAAGCGGGTGGCCATCACTGGGCCGAACGGGTCGGGGAAGACCACCCTGTTGCGGTTGCTGACGGGGTCGCTGGTGCCGAGTTCCGGCTCGGTGCAGATCGGCGGGACGATGGCTTTGCTCGATCAGCAGGTGGCGCTGCTCGATCGCCGCCAGTCGATTGTCGACAACTTTCGCCGGCTCAATCCCGAAAGCTCGGTCAACGACTGCCGGGCGGTGCTGGCGGCCTTCATGTTTCGCAACGATGCGGCGCTGCAGGTGGTGGGCACGCTGAGCGGCGGGGAGATGTTGCGGGCGGGACTGGCTTGTGTGCTGGGTGGCGTGCGGCCACCCATGCTCCTGGTGCTGGACGAACCCACCAACCACCTCGATATCGGAGCGATCGAGGTGGTCGAGGCGGGTTTACGGGCATTCGACGGCGCGCTCCTGGTGGTCAGTCACGACCGGGCGTTCCTCGGGGCCATAGGGATGGAGCGGGAGGTGCGGTTGACCTAGGGCAGACGCGCCAGCCGTTCGGTCAGCAGCTTGTAGAAGCCGTCCGCGTCGCCGCTGCGCATGTAGGTGGCGTTGCGGGGGCGCTCGGTGACGTGCCAGTAATCGACCACGGTCATGCCGACCGTGAGCTCGCTTGCCGTTTCGATTTCGACATTGCAGTGGCGGCCTTCGAAGAGCTCAGGCTGGAGCAGGTAGGCGATGACGGTGGGGTCGTGCAGCGGGGCGCCGGTCCAACCGTATTTCTTGAGGTCGAAGCCTTCCGAGAAGGTCAGCATGTCGTAGACCGCCTGGCCGCTGCGGTTGCCGAGGGCCTTGATAGCGTCGAGGCGGGCAGGGGTCGACTGGATCATGTGGGTGACGTCGAGTGGCTGGATGGTGATCGGCCCACCGCAGCGCATGACCACATTTGCGGCCTCGGGATCGACATAGATGTTGAATTCGGCGGCCGGCGTGATGTTGCCGACCTCGAAATACGCCCCGCCCATCATGACGATTTCCTGGATGCGGTCGGCAATCTCGGGCTGTTTGATTAGTGCCATGGCGATGTTGGTCAGCGGTCCGAGCGTGCAGAGGGTCACGGTCTTCGGCTCGGCATTCATCAGTGTGTCGATGATGTAATCGACGCCGTGCTGGGCTTGCAGCGGGACCTGCGGATCGGGGAGGTCGGGGCCGTTGAGACCAGTGTCGCCGTGGACGTGTTCGGCGGTCACCAGGGTGCGGCGCATGGGGCGGGCGCAGCCGGCATAGACGGGGATGTCGGTGCGGCCGGATAGCTCGACTACCTTGCGCGCATTGATGGCATTTTGGGCAAGGCCGACATTGCCGGCGACTGCCACGATGCCGAGCACTTCGATCTCTTCAGGCGAGGCAAGGGCGAGAAGAATGGCGACGGCATCGTCCTGACCAGGATCAGTGTCGATGATGATTTTGCGCGACATGGAGCTTTCCGAAAGCTTGAGGATTCGGGCCAAGCTTACCCAAGCCTGACGGCTGGGTCGACAGGTTGTAAGGGAGGAACACTTGGGGGTGGGAGACGTTTTCGGCGCAAGTAACTGCGTCGGTGACCACTATGCCCATGCCTGTACCAAAGGCCGTTTCTGCCGACATGTCGCAAAGCCAATTTGAGCGAATTCTCGGCAATGCCGCACGGCTTGCCCTGATCGGTATCGGCTTTGTGGTCCTTCTGGTTTCGCTGCAGGCCGGTCAGGTGTTTCTGGCGCCGGTCATGCTGGCCGTCGTTGTCGGGTTGATGTTCGGCCCGGTTGCCGATCGGCTTGAGGGCTGGGGGGTGCCGCCGGCGCTTTCGGCAGGCGTAGTCGTGCTGCTGCTGTTGAGCGTCATCGCCGGCTTCGCCGTGATTTTCGCCGTGCCGCTCAGCGATTGGATCGCTCGGGCTCCGGTGATCTGGGAGAAGCTGCAGCAGCAGATCGCCAACCTCAAGGAGCCGCTCGAATCCCTGTCGAGCTTCCAGGAACAGTTCAGCTCGGTGCTGGGCTCGGATTCGGCAGTGTCGGTGACGGTCGAGGATGGGAGCGCCATGACTGGCATGGCGATGCTGGCGCCGGCGATCCTCGCGCAGGTTGCGATCTTTCTCGCCAGCCTCTACTTCTTCGTGGCCACGCGCGACCACATCCGGGTGTCGATCCTTTCCATGTGCGTGACGCGCCGGATGCGCTGGCGTACCGCTCATATTTTTCGCGAGGTCGAGCACAAGGTCAGCCGCTTCCTGCTTTCGGTGACCATGATCAATCTGTGCGTCGGCACGGCGGTGACGCTGGCCATGTGGGCGATCGGCATGCCGTCGCCGCTTCTGTGGGGCGCGATGGCGGCGGTGCTGAACTACATCCCTTATGTGGGGCAGGCGGTGATGATCACCGTGCTGCTGATGGTGGGACTCGGCACCGAAACGGAGCTGTTTCGTATTCTCCTGCCGGTCATCTGCTACGCCAGCATCAACTTCGTCGAAGGGCAGATTTTTACGCCGCAGTTCATCGGCAAGACGCTGACCCTCAATCCGTTCGTCATTTTCCTCTCGATTACATTCTGGATCTGGGCGTGGGGACCGGTGGGCGGCCTTGTAGCCGTGCCGATGCTGCTGATCGCGCAGTCGGTGATTGCCCATGTGCTGCCCGGCAAGCCGGTAAAGCCGAAACGTCCCGTCTACCGGACGCGGCAGATGAGCGACCGGGACGAGCTTCTGGCCAATGCTGCGCAGGCCGTCCGCGAGCAGCGACTGGAAGAAGAGGCTGAGCCGGACAAGGGCCAGAAGCGAAAGGAGGAGCGCTTGAGCCCGCCCGCCGGGACGGCACCGGATGGCGTCGACCCGGCTGGCTGACACATAGAAGCCAGTCGAGCCCCTTGCTTGACGCCAGCGCCTTGCCGCACCAGTGTCGCGCCAAAGCGTATTTGGGGTTTCGATGGCGGGCGAAGTAGTTTCCCATGCGGCAGAAGCCGCGCATCATGGCGTGGATCTCGTGCCGATCGTGGCGCTTCTGGCGGCCGGCGTCATTGCCGTGCCGCTGTTCAAGCGATTCGGACTTGGGTCGGTCCTAGGCTATCTGGCGGCGGGCTTGATCCTCGGGCCATCAGGCATCGGGCTGATCCGCGATCCGGCGGCGATCCTTGCTGCGGCAGAACTCGGTGTCGTGCTGTTCCTGTTTATCATCGGGCTCGAAATGGAGCCCAGCAAGCTCTGGGCATTGCGGAAACAAATCTTCGGGCTGGGGGTGATCCAGGTCGCGGTCTGCGGCGCGCTCCTGACTGGGGTTGGTATCCTGCTGGGGTTCGCACCCGCCGTAGCCTTCGTCTTCGGCATGGGCTTCGTGCTGACCTCTACCGCCATCGTCATGCAGATACTGGGCGAGCGCGGTGAGCTGACAACCCCGGGCGGGCAGCGCATGGTGTCGATCCTCTTGCTCGAAGACCTCGCCATCGTGCCGCTCTTGGCGGTAGTGGCGCTGCTCGCGCCATCGACGGGTGAGGTGGATGCATGGACGCGGATCATCGCCGTCGCAGCTGCGATCGGCGCCATCCTGGCGCTGATCTTTGTCGGGCGCCGGATCATGAATCCGTTCTTCGCGCTTCTCGCGCAGGCCAAGGTGCGGGAAGTGATGACGGCAGCGGCGTTGCTGGTCGTGCTGGGCGCGGCGCTCCTGTTCCAGGCGAGCGGGCTCTCCATGGCCATGGGGGCGTTTCTCGCAGGCGTGCTGCTCTCGACCTCGACCTTCAAGCATCAGCTCGAGGCGGACGTAGAGCCTTTCCGCGGTCTGCTGCTGGGTCTCTTCTTCCTCGCCGTGGGCATGTCGCTCGATCTTGCCGTGGTGGCTGCGAGCTGGCAGATCATCGCCCTTAGCGTCGTCTGCTACATGCTGGTCAAAGCGGGCGCGATCTACATCATCGCCCGGCTTTTGCGCTCCAGCCATGGCGAGGCGCTGGAGCGGGCGGTGTTGATGG includes:
- a CDS encoding nucleoside hydrolase, translated to MSRKIIIDTDPGQDDAVAILLALASPEEIEVLGIVAVAGNVGLAQNAINARKVVELSGRTDIPVYAGCARPMRRTLVTAEHVHGDTGLNGPDLPDPQVPLQAQHGVDYIIDTLMNAEPKTVTLCTLGPLTNIAMALIKQPEIADRIQEIVMMGGAYFEVGNITPAAEFNIYVDPEAANVVMRCGGPITIQPLDVTHMIQSTPARLDAIKALGNRSGQAVYDMLTFSEGFDLKKYGWTGAPLHDPTVIAYLLQPELFEGRHCNVEIETASELTVGMTVVDYWHVTERPRNATYMRSGDADGFYKLLTERLARLP
- a CDS encoding ABC-F family ATP-binding cassette domain-containing protein, encoding MPASVTISRLSYVGPDGQTLFSNLDLSFGPGRTGLVGRNGVGKTTLFRLIAGELAPAAGTVSVTGRMGVLRQEVRPGEGETVADRFGVREGLALQERATNGTATAEELADADWTLQARFEAALAELGWPVGGDTLLSNLSGGQRTRVALAALVFDAPDLILLDEPTNNLDDDGRAAVTELLAGWRGAAIVISHDRALLETMDAIVELTGLGATSYGGNWSFYRERKALELSAAQHDLDIAQRQQRDAARAAQEARERQDKRDAGGRRKAAKGDMPKILLGGMKRRAEETSAGLHRLSEKQADAAEVQAREARARIEVLTPFAVKLASSGVHAGKVVLRAQGVSGGHHPERPVIRDFSLDLVGPKRVAITGPNGSGKTTLLRLLTGSLVPSSGSVQIGGTMALLDQQVALLDRRQSIVDNFRRLNPESSVNDCRAVLAAFMFRNDAALQVVGTLSGGEMLRAGLACVLGGVRPPMLLVLDEPTNHLDIGAIEVVEAGLRAFDGALLVVSHDRAFLGAIGMEREVRLT
- a CDS encoding AI-2E family transporter translates to MPMPVPKAVSADMSQSQFERILGNAARLALIGIGFVVLLVSLQAGQVFLAPVMLAVVVGLMFGPVADRLEGWGVPPALSAGVVVLLLLSVIAGFAVIFAVPLSDWIARAPVIWEKLQQQIANLKEPLESLSSFQEQFSSVLGSDSAVSVTVEDGSAMTGMAMLAPAILAQVAIFLASLYFFVATRDHIRVSILSMCVTRRMRWRTAHIFREVEHKVSRFLLSVTMINLCVGTAVTLAMWAIGMPSPLLWGAMAAVLNYIPYVGQAVMITVLLMVGLGTETELFRILLPVICYASINFVEGQIFTPQFIGKTLTLNPFVIFLSITFWIWAWGPVGGLVAVPMLLIAQSVIAHVLPGKPVKPKRPVYRTRQMSDRDELLANAAQAVREQRLEEEAEPDKGQKRKEERLSPPAGTAPDGVDPAG
- a CDS encoding monovalent cation:proton antiporter-2 (CPA2) family protein; its protein translation is MAGEVVSHAAEAAHHGVDLVPIVALLAAGVIAVPLFKRFGLGSVLGYLAAGLILGPSGIGLIRDPAAILAAAELGVVLFLFIIGLEMEPSKLWALRKQIFGLGVIQVAVCGALLTGVGILLGFAPAVAFVFGMGFVLTSTAIVMQILGERGELTTPGGQRMVSILLLEDLAIVPLLAVVALLAPSTGEVDAWTRIIAVAAAIGAILALIFVGRRIMNPFFALLAQAKVREVMTAAALLVVLGAALLFQASGLSMAMGAFLAGVLLSTSTFKHQLEADVEPFRGLLLGLFFLAVGMSLDLAVVAASWQIIALSVVCYMLVKAGAIYIIARLLRSSHGEALERAVLMGQGGEFAFVLYTTAASAGLIDAPTNAIFTATVIISMVLTPFAIIPMRMFMPKEVQSFEGVEKADGLSGRVLIIGFGRFGQIASQPLLALRHSVSIIDNDTSMIRAAAQIGFKVYYGDGTRLDILHAAGAGSADLILVCTNDKVQTTRIAELLRDEFPLARVMARAFDRGHAIELIRAGVEYQHRELFDSAITFGGEAIRMLGADEQQIEGVIDGVRDRDRQRFEMQLNGEDWRQLGQLLLSNAREQAREGGVRVTEEQDAVVVTAEKVD